The following proteins are encoded in a genomic region of Anguilla anguilla isolate fAngAng1 chromosome 15, fAngAng1.pri, whole genome shotgun sequence:
- the LOC118213705 gene encoding protein CXorf21 translates to MFCESALWRMRFCLDSEPPHAPPSELEPPHGDMAEPGGFPERSARPRSATEAPGGDGRGAVPGPSQTVPGGRRGDRSSIPAQGWQTTPEVDIPWLSKPSGDTFLVPSSCKSICKNYSDLLIGGDQVLPLSLGAGQGEAAGSPRLPSGPFLQSSEIPPPLESPPGRGSPPRSSRAPARGDSSRWRTSSGKDRSFLFHGGGGGPLSNSQLNAYLEQKLVDLYRQYMVESLAQQGSPSAVLASELILTSVDQITQQLSREQNLEAARAKDMVISCLLRVASGLPSSGEISTPQLQISEDQP, encoded by the coding sequence ATGTTTTGTGAAAGTGCTCTCTGGAGAATGCGGTTCTGCCTGGACTCCGAGCCCCCCCACGCGCCCCCCTCCGAGCTCGAACCGCCGCACGGGGACATGGCGGAGCCCGGCGGttttccggaacgttccgccAGGCCCCGGTCAGCGACGGAGGCGCCTGGCGGAGACGGGCGCGGCGCCGTTCCTGGCCCGTCCCAAACTGTGCCCGGGGGTCGTCGCGGCGACCGGAGCAGCATCCCCGCGCAGGGCTGGCAGACCACCCCCGAAGTGGACATCCCCTGGCTGTCCAAACCCAGCGGGGACACCTTCCTGGTGCCGTCGTCCTGCAAGAGCATCTGCAAGAACTACAGCGACCTGCTGATCGGGGGCGACCAGGTCCTCCCCCTCAGCCTCGGCGCGGGACAGGGGGAGGCGGCCGGcagcccccgcctccccagcGGCCCGTTCCTGCAGTCCAGCGAAATCCCCCCGCCCCTGGAGTCCCCCCCCGGCCGGGGCTCGCCGCCCCGCTCGTCCCGGGCCCCCGCGCGCGGCGACTCCTCCCGCTGGCGGACGAGCAGCGGCAAGGACCGCAGCTTCCTGTtccacggcggcggcggcggcccgctCTCCAACTCGCAGCTGAACGCGTacctggagcagaagctggtgGACCTGTACCGCCAGTACATGGTGGAGAGCCTGGCCCAGCAGGGCTCCCCCTCCGCCGTGCTGGCCTCCGAGCTCATCCTCACCAGTGTGGACCAGATCACCCAGCAGCTGTCCCGCGAGCAGAACCTGGAGGCCGCCCGGGCCAAGGACATGGTGATCAGCTGCCTGCTGCGCGTGGCCAGCGGCCTGCCCTCGTCCGGCGAGATCAGCACCCCCCAGCTCCAGATCTCCGAGGACCAGCCCTGA